GCGGGTGATCCAGGACTGGATCATCAAGCCGCAGTTGCGCAACGTCCCCGGTGTGGCCGAGATCAACACCATCGGTGGCTATGCCAAGCAGTATCACATCGCACCTGACCTCAAGCGCCTGGCGACCTACAAGCTGACCCTCAATGACCTGGTCGCGGCCCTGGAAAGCAACAATGCCAACGTCGGCGCCGGCTACGTGGAGCGCAGTGGCGAGCAGTTGCTGATCCGCGCGCCTGGCCAGCTGGGCAGTGTCGAAGATATCGCCAACATCGTGATCACCAGCGTCGCTGGGGCGCCGATTCGCATCAGCCATGTCGCCGAAGTCAGCATCGGTAAAGAGCTGCGCTCCGGCGCCGCTACCGAGAATGGCCGTGAGGTGGTGCTGGGGACCGTGTTCATGCTGATCGGCGAGAACAGCCGGAGCGTGTCCCAGGCGGTCGCTGCCAAGCTTGAGGAAATCAACCGCACGCTGCCCAAGGGGGTAGTCGCGATCACGGTCTACGACCGGACCCATCTGGTCGAAAAAGCCATTGCGACGGTCAAGAAGAACCTCATCGAAGGGGCGATCCTGGTCATCGCCATCCTGTTCCTGTTCCTGGGCAACATCCGTGCGGCGCTGATCACCGCGATGGTGATCCCGCTGTCCATGCTGTTCACGTTTACCGGCATGTTCCACAACAAGGTCAGTGCCAACTTGATGAGCCTGGGGGCGCTGGACTTCGGCATCATCGTCGACGGCGCCGTGGTGATCGTGGAGAACGCGATCCGCCGACTGGCCCAGGCGCAGCACAAGCACGGGCGCTTGCTCACCCGGGCCGAGCGTTTCCACGAGGTCTTCGCCGCAGCGCGTGAAGCGCGTCGGCCACTGATCTTTGGCCAGTTGATCATCATGGTGGTGTACCTGCCGATCTTCGCCCTCACCGGGGTCGAGGGCAAGATGTTCCACCCCATGGCCTTCACCGTGGTGATGGCGCTGCTGGGCGCGATGATCCTCTCCGTCACTTTCGTCCCGGCGGCGATCGCCATGTTCGTCACGGGCAAGGTCAAGGAAGAAGAGGGCGTGGTCATGCGCCACGCGCGCCAGCGCTACCAGCCTGTCCTGCAATGGGTGCTGGAACACCGCAACCTCGCCTTCTCGGCGGCGGTCACCGTGGTGGTGCTCAGCGGTGTGCTCGCCAGCCGCATGGGCAGCGAGTTCATTCCGAGCCTGAGCGAGGGCGACTTCGCCCTGCAGGCCTTGCGGGTTCCCGGCACCAGCCTGACCCAGTCGGTGGACATGCAGCAGCGCCTGGAAAAGGCGGTGATGGAAAAGGTGCCGGAGGTGGAGCGCGTGTTCGCCCGTACCGGTACTGCGGAAATCGCCTCCGACCCGATGCCACCGAACATTTCCGACGCTTACATCATGCTCAAGCCCAAGGCGCAGTGGCCGGACCCGGACAGATCGCGTGACGAACTGATCGAAGAGGTGCAGAAGGCCGCCGCCAGCGTGCCTGGGAGCAACTACGAGTTGTCTCAGCCGATCCAGCTGCGCTTCAACGAACTGATTTCCGGTGTACGCAGCGACGTCGCGGTCAAGGTCTACGGCGACGACATGGACGTGCTGAACCGTACCGCCGCGAAGATCGCCACGGCATTGCAGGGTGTCCAGGGGGCGTCCGAGGTGAAGGTCGAGCAGACCACGGGCCTGCCTGTTCTGACCATCAACATCGACCGTGAAAAAGCCGCGCGCTACGGCCTGAACATTGGCGCCGTACAAGATGCCGTGGCGATCGCGGTGGGTGGTCGCCAGGCCGGCACGCTGTATGAAGGCGACCGTCGCTTCGACATGGTGGTGCGCCTGTCCGAGACCCTGCGCACCGACGTCGCCGGGCTGTCGGGCCTGCTGATCCCGGTGCCCGCGAACCCGGCGCTCGGGGCCGAGCAGATCGGCTTCATTCCCTTGTCCCAGGTGGCCCGCCTGGACCTGGAGCTGGGCCCCAACCAGATCAGCCGCGAGAACGGCAAGCGCGTGGTGGTGGTCAGTGCCAACGTGCGCGGCCGTGACCTGGGTTCGTTCGTCGACGAGGCGAGCCAGGCCCTGGCCACCCGCGTACAGGTTCCTGCCGGTTACTGGACCACCTGGGGCGGCCAGTTCGAGCAGCTGCAATCGGCCGCCGAACGCCTGCAGATCGTCGTGCCGGTGGCCTTGCTGCTGGTCATGACCTTGTTGTTCTTGATGTTCAACAACCTCAAGGACGGCCTGCTGGTCTTCACCGGGATTCCGTTCGCGCTGACCG
The Pseudomonas sp. KU43P genome window above contains:
- a CDS encoding CusA/CzcA family heavy metal efflux RND transporter, whose product is MFERLIRFAIEQRIVVMIAVLIMAGIGIYSYQKLPIDAVPDITNVQVQINAAAPGYTPLETEQRITFAVETAMAGLPGLKQTRSLSRAGLSQVTVIFEDGTDIFFARQLVNERLQVAKAQLPEGVEAVMGPISTGLGEIFLWTVEAEDGAVKEDGTPYTPTDLRVIQDWIIKPQLRNVPGVAEINTIGGYAKQYHIAPDLKRLATYKLTLNDLVAALESNNANVGAGYVERSGEQLLIRAPGQLGSVEDIANIVITSVAGAPIRISHVAEVSIGKELRSGAATENGREVVLGTVFMLIGENSRSVSQAVAAKLEEINRTLPKGVVAITVYDRTHLVEKAIATVKKNLIEGAILVIAILFLFLGNIRAALITAMVIPLSMLFTFTGMFHNKVSANLMSLGALDFGIIVDGAVVIVENAIRRLAQAQHKHGRLLTRAERFHEVFAAAREARRPLIFGQLIIMVVYLPIFALTGVEGKMFHPMAFTVVMALLGAMILSVTFVPAAIAMFVTGKVKEEEGVVMRHARQRYQPVLQWVLEHRNLAFSAAVTVVVLSGVLASRMGSEFIPSLSEGDFALQALRVPGTSLTQSVDMQQRLEKAVMEKVPEVERVFARTGTAEIASDPMPPNISDAYIMLKPKAQWPDPDRSRDELIEEVQKAAASVPGSNYELSQPIQLRFNELISGVRSDVAVKVYGDDMDVLNRTAAKIATALQGVQGASEVKVEQTTGLPVLTINIDREKAARYGLNIGAVQDAVAIAVGGRQAGTLYEGDRRFDMVVRLSETLRTDVAGLSGLLIPVPANPALGAEQIGFIPLSQVARLDLELGPNQISRENGKRVVVVSANVRGRDLGSFVDEASQALATRVQVPAGYWTTWGGQFEQLQSAAERLQIVVPVALLLVMTLLFLMFNNLKDGLLVFTGIPFALTGGVVALWLRDIPLSISAGVGFIALSGVAVLNGLVMIAFIRLLREEGRTLRQAVDEGALARLRPVLMTALVASLGFIPMALATGTGAEVQRPLATVVIGGILSSTALTLLVLPALYHWAHRRDDDGDQALNG